The following coding sequences lie in one Myxococcaceae bacterium JPH2 genomic window:
- a CDS encoding VOC family protein, which translates to MSPRPFQPVTVDHLVLRVVDPERMTAFYRDVLGCTVDRVVPHLGLTHLRAGTALIDLVSLDGKLGSAGGAAPGREGRNVDHFCITVRPFDEDSIRAHLEAQGVAIFAPGERYGATGDGRSFYLQDPEGNTVELKGA; encoded by the coding sequence ATGAGTCCGCGTCCTTTCCAGCCTGTCACCGTCGACCACCTCGTGCTGCGCGTTGTGGACCCGGAGCGGATGACCGCCTTCTACCGAGACGTGCTGGGCTGCACCGTGGACCGGGTGGTGCCCCACCTGGGCCTCACGCACCTGCGCGCGGGAACCGCGTTGATCGACCTGGTGTCCCTGGACGGGAAGCTCGGCAGCGCGGGGGGCGCGGCGCCAGGGCGCGAGGGTCGCAACGTCGACCACTTCTGCATCACCGTGCGGCCGTTCGACGAGGACTCGATTCGCGCTCACCTGGAGGCTCAAGGCGTGGCCATCTTCGCTCCAGGGGAGCGGTATGGCGCCACCGGCGATGGCCGCTCGTTCTACCTCCAGGACCCCGAGGGCAACACCGTCGAGCTGAAGGGGGCGTAG
- a CDS encoding tryptophan 7-halogenase, giving the protein MKSTVNEVRDSNHYDVIILGSGMSGSQMGAILGRQGFRVLIVEEATHPRFTIGESSIPETSLMNRIIADRYGVPEIQDITSFYSTFKKVSSSTGIKRNFGFVFHKPNEEHNPTHFTQCVIPELPWGPESHFYRQDVDAYLMHAAIRYGCTVKQKTTIKDYDLSKTGVAVTTTQGERYTGRYMIDCGGPRAPLALKFGLREEPCRYRTHSRTLYTHMVGVKPFDDIFKPKGQRWRWHEGTLHHMFHGGWLWVIPFNNHPRATNGLVSVGLQLDPRVHPKTDISAQQEFDEFLARFPTIAAQFKDARPVRDWVKSDRLQYSSKTTVGDRYCLMLHAAGFIDPLFSRGLENTSVAIHALAARLIKALRDDDFSPERFEYIDRLQQKLLEHNDDFVSCCYTAFSDFELWDAFHRLWAVGTMLGQFRLIQAHARFKEDRNEAHLDHLDDNPPHLGYLCADMDDYCRLFDSAKAEVDAVSEKRKSPKEAAARIHELIEKEEFARPLFSFGYCITGANRHLNNSKYSLVPALRLLNWTQRGAPPEVQKYFDYNPMFSLLKSYVGHRLELALK; this is encoded by the coding sequence ATGAAATCGACGGTCAATGAGGTTCGAGACAGCAATCACTACGACGTCATCATCCTGGGCTCGGGGATGTCCGGCAGCCAGATGGGCGCCATCCTCGGCCGGCAGGGTTTTCGGGTGCTCATCGTCGAGGAGGCGACCCACCCGCGCTTCACCATCGGGGAGTCCTCCATCCCCGAGACGTCGCTGATGAACCGCATCATCGCGGACCGCTACGGCGTGCCCGAGATTCAAGACATCACGTCGTTCTATTCGACCTTCAAGAAGGTCTCCTCCAGCACTGGCATCAAGCGCAACTTCGGCTTCGTCTTCCACAAGCCGAACGAGGAGCACAACCCCACGCACTTCACCCAGTGCGTCATCCCCGAGCTGCCCTGGGGACCGGAGAGCCACTTCTACCGCCAGGACGTGGATGCCTATCTGATGCACGCGGCCATCCGCTACGGCTGCACGGTCAAGCAGAAGACCACCATCAAGGACTACGACCTGAGCAAGACGGGCGTGGCCGTCACCACCACCCAGGGCGAGCGCTACACCGGGCGCTACATGATTGACTGTGGTGGCCCCCGCGCCCCGCTGGCGCTGAAGTTTGGCCTGCGCGAGGAGCCCTGCCGCTATCGGACCCACTCGCGCACCCTCTACACGCACATGGTGGGGGTGAAGCCTTTCGATGACATCTTCAAGCCCAAGGGGCAGCGCTGGCGCTGGCACGAGGGCACGCTGCACCACATGTTCCACGGCGGCTGGCTGTGGGTGATTCCCTTCAACAACCACCCGCGCGCCACCAACGGGCTGGTCAGCGTGGGCTTGCAGTTGGACCCCCGCGTCCACCCGAAGACGGACATTTCCGCGCAGCAGGAGTTCGACGAGTTCCTCGCGCGCTTCCCCACCATCGCGGCGCAGTTCAAGGACGCGAGGCCGGTGCGCGATTGGGTGAAGTCGGACCGGCTCCAGTACTCGTCCAAGACGACCGTGGGCGACCGCTACTGCCTGATGCTCCACGCGGCGGGGTTCATTGATCCGCTCTTCTCGCGCGGGCTGGAGAACACGTCGGTGGCCATCCACGCGCTGGCGGCGCGCCTCATCAAGGCGCTGCGCGACGACGACTTCTCGCCGGAGCGCTTCGAGTACATCGACCGGTTGCAGCAGAAGCTCCTGGAGCACAACGACGACTTCGTGAGCTGCTGTTACACGGCCTTCTCCGACTTCGAACTCTGGGACGCCTTCCACCGGCTGTGGGCCGTGGGCACGATGCTCGGACAGTTCCGGCTCATCCAGGCGCACGCGCGGTTCAAGGAGGACCGCAACGAGGCCCACCTGGACCACCTGGACGACAACCCGCCGCACCTGGGTTACCTGTGCGCGGACATGGATGACTATTGCCGTCTGTTCGACTCGGCGAAGGCCGAGGTGGACGCCGTCTCGGAGAAGCGGAAGTCCCCGAAGGAGGCCGCGGCCCGCATCCACGAGCTGATTGAGAAGGAGGAGTTCGCGCGTCCGCTCTTCAGCTTCGGCTACTGCATCACCGGCGCCAACCGGCACCTCAACAACTCCAAGTACAGCCTCGTGCCCGCCCTGCGGCTCCTCAACTGGACCCAGCGCGGCGCGCCGCCCGAGGTGCAGAAGTACTTCGACTACAACCCCATGTTCTCGCTGCTGAAGTCCTACGTTGGGCACCGATTGGAGCTGGCGCTGAAGTAG
- a CDS encoding DUF1864 family protein, with protein sequence MVTLRRLPVLNQQRDVPGVLALLRGILPTLEQAERWEFLEAAAAMRDIGFFLGSLKRHGHEPVEVVPGLEPVLLALARTTQLPPRETLLHVTVWNPSADHLERRYTTCADEIHLLESVRISMAALDDAILRTVELYDVRLDSAEFAPRCDDITELLKKMVDSIVYAYRNISPRNFMHELRPYYEPIRVGGQSYLGPGAVEMPLFVLEHVLWGARSEHANYKDFKETYLPYVLPRFRDIYRQFLDQPSVLDRVLEEVGSPPALTDRHRAGLKSLDKIFDVLLRFRAPHVKLAEQAYLSQREAHSVGSGGYAPSMLDELLTLTRDARLRLTLALRAPSVSEEPLMKRNAR encoded by the coding sequence GTGGTGACCTTGCGGCGCCTGCCCGTCCTCAACCAGCAGCGTGACGTGCCTGGGGTTCTGGCGTTGCTGCGGGGAATCCTTCCCACGTTGGAGCAGGCCGAGCGGTGGGAGTTCCTCGAGGCCGCGGCGGCCATGCGCGACATTGGCTTCTTCCTCGGGTCGCTCAAGCGGCACGGGCACGAACCCGTCGAGGTGGTCCCTGGCCTGGAGCCTGTCCTGCTCGCCCTCGCTCGCACGACGCAGCTCCCGCCTCGGGAGACCTTGCTCCACGTGACGGTCTGGAATCCGTCCGCGGACCACCTGGAGCGCCGGTACACCACCTGCGCCGATGAGATTCACCTCTTGGAGAGCGTGCGCATCTCCATGGCGGCGCTGGATGACGCGATCCTCCGCACGGTGGAGCTGTACGACGTGCGGCTCGACTCCGCTGAGTTCGCGCCCCGCTGCGACGACATCACGGAGCTGCTCAAGAAGATGGTGGACTCCATCGTCTACGCGTACCGCAACATCTCGCCGCGCAACTTCATGCACGAGCTGCGGCCCTACTACGAGCCCATCCGCGTAGGAGGGCAGTCCTACCTGGGCCCTGGCGCCGTGGAGATGCCCCTCTTCGTGCTGGAGCATGTCCTGTGGGGCGCTCGCTCGGAGCATGCGAACTACAAGGACTTCAAGGAGACGTACCTGCCCTACGTGCTCCCTCGGTTCCGAGACATCTACCGCCAGTTCCTCGACCAACCTTCGGTGTTGGACCGTGTGCTGGAGGAGGTGGGTTCGCCTCCCGCGCTGACGGATCGGCATCGGGCGGGCTTGAAGTCGCTCGACAAGATTTTCGACGTGCTGCTGCGCTTCCGGGCGCCGCACGTGAAGCTGGCGGAGCAGGCCTATCTGTCGCAGCGAGAGGCCCACTCCGTGGGGAGCGGCGGCTACGCGCCCAGCATGCTCGATGAACTCCTCACGCTGACCCGAGACGCCCGGCTGCGGCTGACCCTGGCCTTGCGCGCGCCCTCGGTGAGCGAGGAACCCTTGATGAAGCGCAACGCGCGCTGA
- a CDS encoding MarR family transcriptional regulator has product MSKTAEDQVDRLRAQWARELPGVDTQGMEILGRARRITLSVRPAIEAVFEEYALDTGEFDVVSTLLRAGPPYRMRPTELYKSLMISSGGLTDRLTRLTRAGLIRRAEAEGDARSLPVELTPEGRARTEAAFRADMAVEARLLRGLSKNDRTTLATLLRKLAVSLEESASED; this is encoded by the coding sequence ATGAGCAAGACAGCCGAAGACCAGGTCGACCGCCTGCGGGCCCAGTGGGCCAGGGAGCTGCCCGGCGTGGACACCCAGGGCATGGAGATACTGGGGCGAGCCCGGCGGATCACCTTGAGCGTGCGTCCCGCCATCGAAGCGGTGTTCGAGGAGTACGCGCTGGACACGGGCGAGTTCGACGTCGTGTCCACGCTGCTGCGCGCGGGACCGCCCTACCGGATGCGCCCGACCGAACTCTACAAGTCGCTGATGATCTCCTCCGGAGGACTGACCGACCGACTGACCCGACTGACCCGAGCAGGACTGATTCGTCGCGCGGAGGCAGAGGGGGACGCAAGGAGCCTCCCCGTGGAGCTGACGCCCGAGGGCCGAGCCCGCACCGAAGCAGCGTTCCGAGCCGACATGGCCGTCGAGGCCAGGCTCCTCCGGGGTCTGTCGAAGAACGACCGAACAACCCTCGCAACACTCCTGCGAAAGCTGGCCGTGAGCCTGGAGGAATCCGCGAGCGAAGACTGA
- a CDS encoding helix-turn-helix transcriptional regulator, with protein MTHHKNAPEGAYPRAARRNPLEECPLTATLAAVGGKWKLTLIYWLAHEEHHFSGLLRRAAPISHKVLTDQLRELEADGLVEREQSGPVPAPVRYHLTEYGRTALPLVECARVWGLQHLERGGGRRTPGTSALSCSDVTATGLVPD; from the coding sequence ATGACCCACCACAAGAACGCACCTGAAGGTGCGTATCCCCGAGCCGCGCGGCGCAACCCCTTGGAGGAATGCCCTCTCACCGCGACGCTCGCGGCGGTGGGAGGCAAGTGGAAGCTGACCCTCATCTACTGGCTCGCGCACGAGGAGCACCACTTCTCGGGCCTGCTGCGCCGAGCCGCGCCCATCTCGCACAAGGTCCTGACGGACCAACTGCGTGAGCTGGAAGCCGATGGCCTCGTGGAGCGCGAGCAATCAGGGCCCGTACCCGCGCCGGTGCGCTACCACCTGACGGAGTACGGGCGCACGGCGCTCCCGCTGGTGGAATGCGCGCGTGTCTGGGGCTTGCAGCATCTGGAGCGCGGAGGCGGGCGGCGAACGCCAGGGACCTCCGCGCTGAGCTGTTCCGATGTGACTGCTACCGGCCTCGTCCCGGACTGA